GAATGTTGAACTGGGTCACCTCGATGCCGAGCGGCGCCAGCACGCGGTTGTAGGCGCGGGTGATGGCATGGGCGGTCATGCGGGTCTGGAAGCAGATGCAGGAACGCGCGATGCGCGTCAGCGTCGCTTTGTCGGGGGCCGTCGTCATGGCGTCACGATCCGGCGAGACAAGAGCCGCGTCAAGCCGCCGGAAGCCGGGGAGGTCTGCGCCCGGCCGGCGGGGGCAACCGCCCCATGCAGCGGCCCCGCGCCGGAAAATTCGATGAACGCGCGTTAACCACGTTACGGGCGCTTCTTGACTCTCCCAATCCATGTGCCTATCTCGACGACCAGTTGTTAGCAGTCGACAATGACGAGTGCTAACAACCCGGCCCTCGAGGCCGGCACGCCATTCCGCGGCCATGCGCCGCCCATGTCAGGGACCATAACCCATGAAGTTCCGTCCGCTGCACGACCGCGTGGTCGTTCGTCGCCTGGAGTCCGAAGAGAAGACCAAAGGCGGCATCATCATCCCGGACACCGCCAAGGAAAAGCCGCAGGAAGGCGAAGTGATCGCCGTCGGCCCGGGCGGCCGCGATGAGGCCGGCAAGCTGGTCGCACTCGACGTGAAGAAGGGCGACAAGGTGCTGTTCGGCAAGTGGTCGGGCACGGAAGTGAAGATCGACGGCGTCGACCTCCTGATCATGAAGGAGAGCGACATCATGGGCGTGATCGGCAAGTAATCCGGCCCCACCAAGCCTTCACACACACTATTTCCGACAGGAGTTTAGCCCCATGGCTGCCAAGGACGTGAAATTCGCCCAGGACGCCCGCGAGAAAATGCTGCGCGGCGTCGACATCCTCGCCGAAGCCGTCAAGGTGACGCTCGGCCCGAAGGGCCGCAACGTCGTCATCGAGAAGTCGTTCGGCGCCCCGCGCATCACCAAGGACGGCGTCACCGTCGCCAAGGAGATCGAGCTCGCCGACAAGTTCGAGAACATGGGCGCCCAGATGGTCCGTGAGGTCGCCTCCAAGACCAACGACCTCGGCGGCGACGGCACCACCACCGCCACCGTTCTCGCCCAGGCCATCGTCCGCGAAGGCGCCAAGTACGTCGCCGCCGGCATGAACCCGATGGATCTGAAGCGCGGCGTCGACACCGCGGTCACCGAGGTCGTCAAGACCCTCGAGAAGTCGGCCAAGAAGGTGAAGTCCTCGGCCGAAGTCGCCCAGGTCGGCACCATCTCGGCGAACGGCGACAAGCTGATCGGCGACATGATCGCCAACGCCATGCAGAAGGTCGGCAACGAGGGCGTCATCACGGTCGAGGAGGCCAAGAGCCTCGACACCGAGGTCGACATCGTCGAAGGTATGCAGTTCGACCGCGGCTATCTGTCGCCCTACTTCATCACCAATGCCGACAAGATGATCGCGGATCTCGAGGACGCCTACATCCTCATCCACGAGAAGAAGCTGACCGGCCTGCAGGCCATGCTGCCGGTGCTTGAATCGGTCGTTCAGACCGGCAAGCCGCTGGTGATCGTCGCCGAGGACGTGGAAGGCGAAGCCCTCGCCACCCTCGTCGTCAACAAGCTGCGCGGCGGCCTCAAGGTCGCGGCCGTGAAGGCTCCGGGCTTCGGTGATCGCCGCAAGGCGATGCTCGAGGACATCGCGATCCTCACCGGCGGCCAGGTCATCTCCGAAGACCTGGGCATCAAGCTCGAGAACGTCACCCTCCAGATGCTCGGCCGCGCCAAGAAGGTGCTGATCGAGAAGGAGAAGACGACGGTCGTCGACGGCGCCGGCAAGAAGAAGGACATCGAAGGCCGGATCGGCCAGATCAAGGCGCAGATCGAGGAGACCACCTCGGACTACGACCGCGAGAAGCTGCAGGAGCGCCTGGCCAAGCTCGCCGGCGGCGTTGCGGTGATCAAGGTCGGCGGCGCGACCGAAGTCGAGGTGAAGGAGAAGAAGGATCGCGTTGACGACGCGCTCAACGCCACCCGCGCGGCCGTGCTGGAAGGCATCGTCCCCGGCGGCGGCGTCGCTCTGCTCCGCGCCAAGGCCAATGTCGCCAAGCTGAAGTCGGAGAACGCCGACGTCCAGGCCGGCATCAACATCGTGCTCAAGGCGATCGAAGCGCCGATCCGTCAGATCGTCGAGAACGCCGGTGTCGAAGGCTCGATCGTCGTCGGCAAGATCCTGGAGAACAAGTCGGCCACCTACGGCTTCAACGCCCAGGCGGAAGAGTATGTCGACATGTTCGACGCCGGCATCGTCGATCCGGTGAAGGTCGTCCGCACCGCCCTGCAGAACGCCGCTTCGGTGTCCTCGCTGCTGATCACCACCGGCGCCATGATCGCCGAGGCTCCGAAGAAGGACGCCCCGGCTCCGGCGATGCCGGGCGGCGGCGGCATGGGCGGCATGGACTTCTGATCCAGCCCATCCGGCTCGAAATCCAAGGGAAGGGGCGCCTCGCGGCGCCCCTTTTTGTTGTCGGGGCCGCATCCGGGCTTCGGCGTTCCGCCGCAGGGCTGGTTCGCCATTGGCAGCGGCGGCGCGACGTGGGAGGTTCGCGCCTTCCACGCGGGGCGTTCGCCTCGCGCCGACATTCCGCATCTGACATGGAGATCCCAATGCGACGCCGCAGCTTCCTCACCGGAGCCCTCGCCGCGGCCGCCCTGCCGCGTGCCGCCTTCGCGCAGACGGCGCGGGCGAGCGTCCTGAAATACGTGCCCCAGGCCGATCTCACCGTGCTCGACCCGATCGGCACCACGGCCTATGTCACCCGCCACCATGCGCTGATGGTCTATGACCAGCTCTACGGCCTCGACAGCCAGCTCAAGGCCCAGCCGCAGATGGTCGAGGGCCACACCGTGGAGGAGGACGGCAAGCGCTGGACCTTCAAGCTGCGCGACGGGCTGAAGTTCCACGACGGCGAGCCGGTGCGCGGCCGCGACTGCGTCGCCTCGATCAAGCGCTGGGCGGCACGCGACGCGCTCGGCCAGGCCCTGATGGCGCGCGTCGCCGACATGTCGGCCCCGGACGACAGAAGCTTCGTCATCCGCCTGACCAAGCCGTTCGGCGCGCTGCTCGACGCGCTCGCCAAAGTCGGCCCGCCGGCGCTCGTCGTGATGCCGGAGCGCTTCGCCAATACCGACCCGTTCAAGCCGATCACCGAGGCGATCGGCTCCGGCCCGTTCAAATGGGTGCCGGGCGAGCGCCTGGTCGGCGCCCGCGCGGTCTATGAGAAGTTCGACGGCTACCGGCCGCGCGAGGGCGGCACGCCCGACTGGCTGTCGGGCCCGAAGATCGCCCATTTCGACCGGGTCGAATGGCTCGTCATGCCGGATCCGGCGACCGCCTCGGGGGCGCTGCAGAGCGGCGAAGCCGACTGGTGGGAGAACCCGCCCAACGACCTGCTGCCGCCGCTCGAACGCAACCGCAACATCGTCTCCGAGCAGCTCAACCCGCTCGGCATCATGGGCACCGGAATCTTCAACTGCCTGCATCCGCCCTTCGACAAGCCGGCGGTGCGCCGGGTCGTGCTGGAAGCGATGTCGCAGGCCGATTTCATGACCTCGGTCGCCGGCACCGACACCAGCATGTGGCGCGAAGGCGTCGGCATCTTCCCGCCCGGCACGCCGATGGCGAGCGATGTCGGCCTCGACGCGATCACCTCGAAGCGCGACATGCCGGCGCTGCGGGAGAAGCTGAAGCAGGCCGGCTATCAGGGCGAGAAGGTCGTGCTGATGTCGGCGAGCGATCAGTCCTCGCTCGCCGCCATCGGCGAGGTCGGCCACGACCTCCTGCGCCAGCTCGGCATGAACGTCGAGTTCGTCGTGTCCGACTGGGGCACGCTGGTGCAGCGGCGCGGCAAGAAGGAGCCGCCCTCGCAGGGCGGCTGGAACATGTTCCACACCACCTGGCTCGGCCTCGACGTGGTCAATCCGGCAGTCATGCAGCCGCTCAGGGCCAACGGCGCCAAGGCCTGGTTCGGCTGGCCGGACATTCCCGACCTGCAGCGCCTCATCGATGCCTGGCTCGACGCCCCGGACACCGAGGCGCAGAAGCGCGTCGCCGCCGACATCCAGAAGGTGGCGCTGGAACAGGTGCCGTTCCTGCCGACCGGCCAGTATTTCTCGAAGTCGGTCTACCGGCGCAACGTCACGGGCATCCTCAAGGGCCAGATCGTGTTCTGGAACGCTCGCCGCGTCTGACCCTCTCCAGATGCCGGCCGCCCGACGCGGCCGGCATCGCCGGTCAGCCGCAGCTCACGCTGCGCACGATGTTGCGCTCGTCGAGGCCGAAGGTCAGCCGGTTCGGCCGGTAGTCGTGGGTGCACATCATGCAGTAGCGCACCTGGATGGCCGCCGGGGCGCGAAAGCGGGCCCGCACGAGGCGGGCCGGCTGGCCGACATGCCGCCGCGCCATGGGCAGCACGCGCCGACAGGCCGCTTCCCCGCCCCGGAAACCGGGCATGTGCGGGCGAAAGCCGGGAGCCGCCGGCTGGGCGGCGGCCGGCCCGGACGCCACCACGGCGGTGCCGGCGAGCAGCAAGGCGAGCGCCGCGGCGCGGATCCACAAGACGTTCATCATCGACCTGTCCTTCATGCCATGGGTGCGGCCCGAAACCGCCGCGGCCCTTTTCGCGCCGCCGCGCGGCAGCAATACGCCCAGCGCAGTTGCTGCGACATTTTGCCCACCCTAGCCTTGCGGCAGCCGAATCTGCGCCTGACACCGGAGCGGATGCCGTCCGCACCGATCGTCGCAGCCGCAGGTCCTGCAAAAAGAGGGGGCGACGGCCGCCACGGGTCGTCCCGACGAGAACCAAAGCCTTAGGTCCGTGGCGAAGCCATGAGGGGACAGGGAGGTCTCGCCGATGTGGAACCAGGTCTACGACCCGTTCAACAATGCCGTGCTGTCGACGATAGCCGCCGCCGTGCCGGTGGTGACGCTGCTGGTGCTGATCGCCAGTGGCAAGGTGAAGGCGCATATCGCGGCGATCGTTGCGCTCGTCCTCGCCAATCTGGTGGCGATCTTCCTGTTCACCATGCCGGCCAACATGTCGATCCGCGCCTCGCTGCTCGGCGTCGTCACCGGCTTCTTCCCGATCGGCTGGATCGTGCTCAACGTCATCTTCCTCTACCAGGTGACGGTGAGGACCGGCCGCTTCGAGCTGCTCCAGCGCGCCATCGCCGGCGTCACGCCCGACCGGCGCCTGCAGCTCCTGCTCATCGCCTTCGCCTTCGGCGCCTTCTTCGAAGGGGCCTCCGGCTTCGGCACGCCGGTCGCGGTCACCGGCGCCATCCTCATCGGCCTCGGCTTCTCGCCGCTCGCCGCCTCCGGCCTGTCGCTGATCGCCAATACCGCGCCGGTCGCCTATGGCGCGCTCGGCACGCCGATCGCCGGCCTTGCCCAGGTGACCGGCTTCGATCCCTACGTGCTCGGCGCCATGGTCGGCCGGCAATTGCCGTTCTTCTCGGTGATCGTGCCGTTCTGGCTGATCTGGGCCTTCGCCGGCTGGCGCGGCATGAAGGAGGTCTGGCCGGCGGTGCTGGTCACCGGCGTCTCCTTCGCGGTGCCGCAGTTCCTCATCTCCAACTACATCAACCCCTGGATCGTCGACATCGGCGCCTCGCTGATCTCGATGGCCTGCCTCATCGGCTTCCTGAAAGTATGGCAGCCGCGCGAGCTCTGGCTGTCGCCGGCCCTGCGCACGCGCGACGATTCGGCCGCCACCATGACCGCCGCCAAGCCGATCGACACGACGCCGCTGACCAGCCAGCAATTGTGGGGCGCGCTGCTGCCCTGGATCATCGTCTGCATCGTCATGCTGATCTGGGGCACCGGCTGGTTCAAGAGCGTGGTCAATCCGATCTTCACCTGGAACTATCCGGTCCCCGAACTGCACAACATGATCAACAAGGTGGCGCCGGTGGCCGCGCGGCCGACGCCGGAAGGCGCGGTCTTCGCCTTCACCTACATGTCGTTCACCGGCACCGGCATGCTGATCGCAGCGATCATTTCCGGCATCCTGATGGGCGTCTCGCCGGGCGGCATGCTGGCCGAATACGGCCGGACGCTGAAGCGCTGCGCGACCTCGCTGATCACCATCTCGGCCATGCTGGCGATCGGCACGCTCACCCGCCTGTCCGGCCTCGATGCGACGCTCGGCCTCGCCTTCGCCGCGACCGGCCTGCTCTACCCGTTCTTCGGCACCCTGCTCGGCTGGCTCGGCGTGGCGCTGACCGGTTCGGACACCGCCTCCAACGTGCTGTTCGGCAACCTGCAGAAGATCACCTCCGAGCAGCTCGGCATCTCGCCGATCCTGATGAGCGCGGCCAATTCATCCGGCGGCGTCATGGGCAAGATGATCGATGCCCAGTCGATCGTGGTCGCCTCGACGGCCACCAACTGGTTCGGTCACGAAGGCTCGATCCTGCGCTACGTGTTCTGGCACTCGATCGTGCTGGCCTGCCTCGTCGGCGTGCTCGTCATGCTGCAGGCCTATGTCTGGCCGTTCAGCGCCATGGTGCTGAAGTAGCATCGGGCGAATGGGGAGTGGCGAATAGCGAATGGGGGTACTCCAAGCCAGTTGGAGTGCCTCCTCCCCGCATCCGCCGGCCTGCAGGGGCGCACTTCACCACTCGCCAGTCGCCAATCACGCACCTGCGACATCCTGCCGCACGCGCGGGCGATCGTGGCGCCGCCCCGACTCACAGACAGTCACTGTGTTTTGCGGCCGGCAGCGGCCGCATGGGCGGCTCGTGGGGATCGTCATGCTCGACAAACTGTTCGACAATCCGGCGCTGAACAACCTGATCAAGCTCGCGGCGCGCATCCTGATCGCGGCGATCTTCATCCAGGCCGGCTTCAACAAGATCCCCGGCTATGCCGGCACGGCCGGCTACATGGCCTCGGCGGGCGTGCCGAGCGCGCTGCTGCCGCTGGTCATCGCGGTCGAGCTCGTCGGCGGCCTGATGATCCTCGTCGGCTTCCAGACGCGGCTCGTCGCCTTCCTGCTCGCCGGCTTCTGCCTGCTGTCGGCCTGGCTGTTCCACTTCCAGCCCGGCAATACCGGCCAGATGCTGCAGTTCATGAAGAACCTGGCGATTGCCGGCGGCTTCCTGCAGATGGTCGCGACCGGGCCGGGGGCCTGGTCGATCGACGGCCGCGGCCGGAGCTGAGAGCAGCGCTGCGGGCAGCGCCTCAGCGCACGCCCATCTCCTCGCGGATGCGGGCGCGCAGCGCATCGATCGGCGACAGCAGACCGTTGTCGTTGACGTGCCAGAAGGTCCAGCCGTTGCAGGCCTGGGCGCCCTGGACGAGGGCGCCGATCTTGTGGATCGAGCCGACCTGCGGACCGCTCATCAGCGAGCCGTCCGCGCGTACGGTCGCGGCGTAGCGGCGCTTCTCGTCGGTCAGCACCGTGCCCGGCTGCACGAGGCCGCGCTCGACCAGCGAGGCGAAGGCGACCCTCGGCGCTTCGCGCGCGGTGGTGAAGGCGGCGAGGCTGTCCTCCGGCAGAGGCTCGATGGAAGCAATGCGCGCCTCGGCCGCTGCGGCATAGGCGGGATCGCGTTCGATCCCGATGAACCGCCGGCCGAGGCGCTTGGCAACGGCCCCGGTCGTGCCGGAACCGAAGAATGGATCGAGGACGACGTCGCCCGCCTTGGACGCGGCGAGCAGCACCCGGGCGATCAGCGCCTCGGGCTTCTGCGTCGGATGCAGCTTGCGGCCGGCGCCGTCCTTCAGGCGCTCGTCGCCGGTGCAGAGCGGAATGAACCAGTCGGAACGGACCTGCACGTCCTCGTTGCCGGCCTTCAGCGCCTCGTAGTTGAAGGTGTAGCGCGCCTTGGCGTCGCGCGAGGCCCAGATCAGGGTCTCGTGGGCATTGGTGAAGCGCCGGCCGCGGAAGTTCGGCATCGGGTTCGCCTTGCGCCAGATGACGTCGTTGAGCACCCAGAAGCCGAGGTCCTGCAACGCCGTGCCGACACGGAAAATGTTGTGATAGGAGCCGATCACCCAGAGCGCGCCGTCGGGCTTGAGCACCCGACGGGCGGCCTTCAGCCAGGCGCGGGTGAAGGCGTCGTAGGCGGCGAAGCTCTCGAACTGGTCCCAGTCGTCGTCGACGGCATCGACCAGGCTGTCGTCGGGCCGGTGCAGCGCGCCCTGCAGCTGCAGATTGTAGGGCGGATCGGCAAAGATGAGGTCCACCGAGGCGGCCGGCAGGGCATCGAGCGCGGCGACGCAGTCGCCGACCACGATGCGGTTGCCGAGGCCGATGCCGACCTCCTGGTCCGGGACCAGTGAAGGTGAACGGACCGCCCGTACGCGGTCACCTGATCGGGCGGTTCCGTTCAAATTCAGACGCATGAGGCGGCACTCGGTACGCGGAACAAATGTGACGCTGCACACGGGTGAAGATTGGCCAGACAGGGTAAAAGGATACTTAAGCCGGCGAGAGGAATTGTTTTTTATTCTATGACCGAGAGGTAAATATAAACGAACTGTAAAACTTAATTTCCGGCAAAACCATTGTGTCACGGCGGGAGTTGCGCCGGCACGTCACTGGCGGCATGATCCCGGCAACCCCAAGGGGATTGACCCATGCGTTACGATGATTTCCGGCGTTCCGACAATGTCGAGGACAGGCGCGGCGGCGGCGGAGGCGGCGGCCTTCCCGGCGGCCCGGCCGGAATCGGCATTGGCGGCATGATCGTCATCGGCCTGATTTCCTACATGACCGGCATCAATCCGGCGGTGCTGCTCAGCGGCTACGACGCGGTGACCGGCGGCGGGCGGCAGACGCAGCAACAGCAGCAGCAGCCGTCGCGGCAGGGCGCGCCGAACGACCAGATGGGCGATTTCGTCGCCGCCGTGCTCGGCTCGACCGAGGACGCCTGGACCAAGATCTTCCAGGAGGCCGGACGGCGCTACGAGGCGCCGGGCCTCGTCATGTTCACGCGCGGAACACGCTCGGGCTGCGGCGCGGCGCAATCGGCCATGGGCCCGTTCTATTGCCCGAATGACCGCAAGGTCTATCTCGACACCGCCTTCTTCCAGGAACTGACCACCCGCTTCCGCGGCTGCACGGGCGAGGCGCAGGCCTGCCAGTTCTCCTATGCCTATGTGGTGGCGCACGAGATCGGCCATCACGTACAGAACCTGATGGGCCTGCTCGACCGCGTGCATCAGGCGCAGCAGCAGTCCGGCAGCGAGGCCCAGTCCAACGCGCTGCAGGTGCGGGTGGAGCTGCAGGCCGACTGTTTCGCCGGCGTCTGGGCCTATCACACCCAGCAGCGCTCGCGCTTCATGGACGAGAACGACGTGCGGGCCGCCATGCAGACGGCGGCGGCGATCGGCGACGACATGCTGCAGAAGCGCTCGCAGGGCTATGTCGTGCCCGACAGCTTCACCCATGGCTCGTCCGAGCAGCGCCAGCGCTGGTTCATGACCGGCCTGCGGTCCGGCCAGATCAGCGCCTGCAACACCTTCCAGGCCCAGCAGCTCTGAGCCTTCGGGTCGCGGTTGGCGTGCCCGCCGCGCGCAGCGGGCACGCCTGACTTCAGCGATAATAGAAGCTGCGAACCTCGGCCTGGGCCGTGCCGGCCTTGGCGGCGGCAACGGTTTCGGTCTTCGTCTGCTTGGTCGACGCCGGAGCGCTCGCGGCGAAGGCGGCGGCGCAGGACATCAGCGACACGGCGGCCGCAACGGCGATGGTCTTCATGGGTCTCTCCCCAGCAAAAGCGGCCGAGGCCGCTCGACGGCGCGTGAAAGAGGCGCAAGCGCCAGGCGGCCTCTGCGCCGAGAACCCGCCCGACCTTTCCCATAGATCGCCCGCGCCGGCCTGCAGATACGACCGATGGCGTATTTCGGCAGCCACGACAGCCAAAGGCCGCGCGCTGGTTAACCGACTCCGCATGCCCCCGTGTGCCCGGCGACTTTCTTCGCGATAGCCGGCTCAGCATCGCAAAAATACGCCACCTGCCGTATGGCGGCGCTGGCCGGAGCCGTCGAATATCGCGCCCGTCTCTCGCCCTGGTCGCCGCTTCCGGATGCCGCCGCCCTCCTCGCACGGGCGCTGTTGCGCCGCGCCGCGGCCGCCACCGTTTCGCGTCGGCCCGAGCCGGCCACGTCATTTGCACCAAGCGATCTTCCTGGGGAGCCCGATGAAACAGCTCATTTCCGGCATCGTCCTTGCCGCCGCGGCGGCGATACCCGCCATCGCCGCCGACATGCCCGTCGCCGTGCCGGCCGCTTTCGCCGATGCCGCGCCGGCCTATCGCTGGACCGGGCTCTATGCCGGCATCAGCGGCGGCCACGGCTGGGGCACGATGCGGCAGGGCTGGACCACCTCCTATTATTCCGGCCTCGGCGTCTATGACGGCGACATGGCCGACTCGCAGCGGGCCAATGGCTGGCTGATCGGCGGCACGATCGGCTACAACCACCAGATCAACCGGATGGTGCTCGGCCTCGAGGCCGACTTCTCGCTGACCGGCATGAAGAGCAATGCCAGCGCTTTCGAGACCGATGTCTGGCAGCCGGGCGACCGGGTCGACCAGCGCTGGTCGAACGGCATCAGCTGGCTCTCCACCATCCGCGGCCGCCTCGGCTTCACGGTCGACCGCTTCCTCGTCTACGCCACCGGCGGTCTCGCCATCGCCAAGGGCACCGACCGGACCGAGGCCAACTACGACGACGGCGCCGGCCGGACCGCCAACGTCGTTTCGCGCGATTCCAAGACCCATCTCGGCTGGGTTCTCGGCGCGGGCGTCGAAGCCGCGATCACGCCGCAGATCACCGCCAAGCTCGAATATCTGCACGTCGATCTCGGCACGCAGACCTATCGCAACGACCTGCGCGCCATCCTCATCTATGCCAATGCCCGGATCAGCGCGGACATCGTCCGGGCCGGCGTCAACTACCGCTTCTGAGCGAAGCGGTCATCGACAGCCGCGTCTGCAGTGGGGGGGCGGACGCGGCCCCCCGCCAGCCCGCGCGAGCGGCCGGCGGGGGCTCTTGTCGCCGCCATGCGCGGCAAGCGCGGATGGCCGCCGCGAATGGCGGCCATCAGCGAAATGAGCTTGGCCGGCCGTGATGCTGACGGCAGTCTTGGACCATGAGGCCCATCGATGCCGCCCTCGCGCTCGCGGTCACCCTGATCTGGGGCATCGCCTTCGTCGTCACCCGCACGGCGCTCGACAGCTTCTCGCCAGCGCTGCTGATGGTGCTGCGCTTTGCCCTCTCGGCCCTGCCCGTGCTCTTGGTGGCGCGGCCCGCCATCGGCTGGCCGCGGCTCGCGGCAATCGGGGCGATGCTGTTCCTCGGCCAGTTCCTGTTCCAGTTCGTCGGCATCGCCCAGGGCGTGCCGCCAGGTCTCGCCGCGGTGATCGTCCAGAGTCAGGCGCTCTTCACCGTAGCCTTTTCGGCAGCCCTGTTCGGCCAGGTGCCGGGCAGGCGGCAGGTGGCCGGGCTGCTCATGGCCGGCGGCGGCCTCCTCGCCATCGCGGCGACCAGCGGCGCCGAGTTTTCGTTCGCCGCCTTCCTCCTGATCCTCGTTTCGCCCGTCAGTTTCGCCTTCGGCAACATCCTGATGAAACGGGCGGGGCCGGTCGACATGGTCGCGCTCGTCGCCTGGGCCAGCCTCGTCCCGCCCCTGCCCGGCCTTGCGCTGGCGCTTGCGACAGAGGGCCCCGGCGGCATGGGCCAGGCACTGGCCGGCGCCTCTGCGGCGAGCTGGCTCGCCGCGCTCTATCTCGGCCTCGTCGCCACGACCCTCGGCTATGCGCTCTGGGGTCGGCTCATCGCCCGCTATCCGGCCGCGACGGTCGCGCCTTTCGCGCTGATGGTGCCCTTTGTCGGGGCCGGCGCCTCGGCGCTCGTGTTCGGGGAAGCCTTCGGCCCGCTGCGCCTCGCCGGCATGGCCCTGGTGCTCGCAGGCCTCGCCATGCTGCTGACCGGACCGCGGCCGGCCGGCCTCAGCCGTTGAGCGCCTGGCCCGGCCAGCCTTCGGCAGCGATCTTGGATGCGGCGATGACCGCCTGCGTGCGGCTGTCGACGCCGAGCTTGGTCAGGATCGCCGAGACATGGGCCTTCACGGTCGCTTCCGAGACGGTGAGCTCATAGGCGATCTGCTTGTTGAGCAGGCCTTCCGACAGCATCATGAGAACGCGAACCTGCTGCGGCGTGAGGCTTGCAAGCCGCGCCACCAGCCGCGCCCCCTCGGAATCGCTGTTGGCCGCCAGGTCGACATCGGCAGGCACATAGGTGCCGCCGTCGAGAACGAGGCGCACCGCCTCGCGCATCGCCTCGGTGCCGAGCGTCTTCGGAATGAAGCCGGAGGCGCCGAATTCGAAACAGCGCCTGATGACGTCGACATCCTCGGTGGCCGAGACGATCACCACCGGCACGCCGGGATATTGCGCGCGCAGATACATCAGCCCGGAAAAGCCCTTCACGCCCGGCATGGCGAGGTCGAGCAGGACGAGATCGACGTCGGGCCCGGCGCCGATCAGGTCGGACATTTCGGCGAAGGATCCGGCCTCGGCGATCGCCAGACGCACGCCAAGCCCGGTCACCGCCTCGCGCAGGGCGCCGCGGAACAGGGGATGATCGTCGGCAATGACGATCCGATAGGTCGCGGTCGTCGCATCCAGCATCAGAACCCCCTCAAGTCTTCCCCCAGGCGCATGATCTTCGGACGGATCATTGCCGTCAATTTTCTCAATTCTCGCAAGGCAATACAAGTCCTTAGCGGGTGCAATGGAAAGGCTGGCCGCCAGGCTCCGGCTGCCCCATGGGAAGGTTCAAGTGCAAATCTCCGGCATCATGGAACTGTCACAGACTTATGGGACTGCCGCATTGACAGCTTGCCGTAAGGGGGCTCTGTTAACACTTCTGAGGTCCGGGACGGCGGCTGTGCCCGGCTCGAAGCGCGAGGTTACCGTGGCGCGACATATCGGTTGGATTGCAGCATTCGTCGGCCTGATGGCTGCCATGCCCTCCGCTGAAGCGGTGATGCGAGGCGAGCCGGCCCGGGATCCCAACGGCACCCGACGCTCGACCGTCCTCATCGAAACGCCCGAAGGCGTCTGCACCGGCGCCATTATCGGCCCCGACCTGGTCCTGACCGCCGGCCATTGCGTCTCGGCCCGCGGCCGCTACCGGGTCCGCTATCTCGACCGCTCGTTCCGCCGCGCCACCGCGCAGGTCGCGCGCGTCCAGGCCCATCCCAATTTCGATCCCCGCCATGGCTTCGCTT
This window of the bacterium YEK0313 genome carries:
- a CDS encoding Putative neutral zinc metallopeptidase, giving the protein MRYDDFRRSDNVEDRRGGGGGGGLPGGPAGIGIGGMIVIGLISYMTGINPAVLLSGYDAVTGGGRQTQQQQQQPSRQGAPNDQMGDFVAAVLGSTEDAWTKIFQEAGRRYEAPGLVMFTRGTRSGCGAAQSAMGPFYCPNDRKVYLDTAFFQELTTRFRGCTGEAQACQFSYAYVVAHEIGHHVQNLMGLLDRVHQAQQQSGSEAQSNALQVRVELQADCFAGVWAYHTQQRSRFMDENDVRAAMQTAAAIGDDMLQKRSQGYVVPDSFTHGSSEQRQRWFMTGLRSGQISACNTFQAQQL
- a CDS encoding OmpA-like transmembrane domain protein — its product is MKQLISGIVLAAAAAIPAIAADMPVAVPAAFADAAPAYRWTGLYAGISGGHGWGTMRQGWTTSYYSGLGVYDGDMADSQRANGWLIGGTIGYNHQINRMVLGLEADFSLTGMKSNASAFETDVWQPGDRVDQRWSNGISWLSTIRGRLGFTVDRFLVYATGGLAIAKGTDRTEANYDDGAGRTANVVSRDSKTHLGWVLGAGVEAAITPQITAKLEYLHVDLGTQTYRNDLRAILIYANARISADIVRAGVNYRF
- the eamA_4 gene encoding putative amino-acid metabolite efflux pump translates to MRPIDAALALAVTLIWGIAFVVTRTALDSFSPALLMVLRFALSALPVLLVARPAIGWPRLAAIGAMLFLGQFLFQFVGIAQGVPPGLAAVIVQSQALFTVAFSAALFGQVPGRRQVAGLLMAGGGLLAIAATSGAEFSFAAFLLILVSPVSFAFGNILMKRAGPVDMVALVAWASLVPPLPGLALALATEGPGGMGQALAGASAASWLAALYLGLVATTLGYALWGRLIARYPAATVAPFALMVPFVGAGASALVFGEAFGPLRLAGMALVLAGLAMLLTGPRPAGLSR
- the degU_2 gene encoding Transcriptional regulatory protein DegU; protein product: MLDATTATYRIVIADDHPLFRGALREAVTGLGVRLAIAEAGSFAEMSDLIGAGPDVDLVLLDLAMPGVKGFSGLMYLRAQYPGVPVVIVSATEDVDVIRRCFEFGASGFIPKTLGTEAMREAVRLVLDGGTYVPADVDLAANSDSEGARLVARLASLTPQQVRVLMMLSEGLLNKQIAYELTVSEATVKAHVSAILTKLGVDSRTQAVIAASKIAAEGWPGQALNG
- a CDS encoding Trypsin, encoding MERLAARLRLPHGKVQVQISGIMELSQTYGTAALTACRKGALLTLLRSGTAAVPGSKREVTVARHIGWIAAFVGLMAAMPSAEAVMRGEPARDPNGTRRSTVLIETPEGVCTGAIIGPDLVLTAGHCVSARGRYRVRYLDRSFRRATAQVARVQAHPNFDPRHGFASDDVGLIQLARPLGTDTRAAALPGGWGSAGRGEEMLIAGFGSTERTRARDGVLREALMRNAQPSVPGRGFAGLSGEDRAHRAGMCVGDSGGPVYRRSGGAFTVVGILKGGTTDPGRECTSAPIYVPVRDYVGWIRGTAAQWRSAVGTPTGTVEMRH